The DNA segment TGACCCAGATCCCGTAGGGCGCGGAGATGACCATGTTCGTCGGCCGTTCCCCCTCCCAGACCTCCGTGATCGGGCCGTCCACGGTGCGATAGCCGACCACGCGGCGTTCCGTGACACCCTTCGGCGGCTCCGGCTCGATGACCATCGTGTAGCTGAGGCTCTCCCCCTTCGAGAGTTCCAGGTACCTCGCGTCCGTGTTCGTCCGCCGCTGGACCTCCTGCATGTACTCGCTCGACGCAAACGTGTACGTCATCTCTCGCCTCCGATTCTCACGACGACCTTCCCGTCCGGGTTGTCCGGCTTCCCAAGGGAAGGGAAGACCTGCTCGATCACGCGCTCGAGTCCGTCCACGACGTTCGTCACGATCACGTCGCCGCGGATCACGCCCCGAGCCATGAGGTCGATCGCCTGCGGCGCCTCGTTGAAGCCGAGGTAGCTCCCGCGCAGGGAGAGCTCCGAGAGGACCATGCGCAGGTAGTCCGCCGTGGCCACGTCCTCGATCACGCCGACGATGACGATCTCGCCGCCCGCCCCGACGAGGTCGTACGCCATCTCCGCAGCCTTTCCGATGCCCGCGGCGACGAAGACCACGTCGAACCCCTTTCCGTCCGTCAGGGCGTCCGCCACGGAGCCCGGGTTCTCCGCGAGCGGGTTCACGAGGGCGTCCGCGCCGACCTTCCCGGCGAGGGCGAGCCGCGACGGGTTGACCTCGAAGGCCGCGACCTTCGCGGCGCCCGAGGCCTTGAGGAAGTTCGTGAGCAAGAGGCCGATGGGGCCCGTGCCAACGACCGCCGCGGTCCCGCCCGGTTGGAACGTGGAGAGGCGGACCGCGTGAATGATGTTGCTCAGGGGGTCGATGAGCGGGCCATGTCGCGGG comes from the Thermoplasmata archaeon genome and includes:
- a CDS encoding alcohol dehydrogenase catalytic domain-containing protein; its protein translation is MEERPVPEVGPRDVLLRPLYVGICGSDLEAYHKGGYAEGTILGHEFTAKVADVGREVSEVQAGGYVTADSVMPCGTCRHCRRGRPSLCEDLIMVGIDADGAMAEFLRMPAWTVHALPQTIDPRHGPLIDPLSNIIHAVRLSTFQPGGTAAVVGTGPIGLLLTNFLKASGAAKVAAFEVNPSRLALAGKVGADALVNPLAENPGSVADALTDGKGFDVVFVAAGIGKAAEMAYDLVGAGGEIVIVGVIEDVATADYLRMVLSELSLRGSYLGFNEAPQAIDLMARGVIRGDVIVTNVVDGLERVIEQVFPSLGKPDNPDGKVVVRIGGER
- a CDS encoding SCP2 sterol-binding domain-containing protein, whose product is MTYTFASSEYMQEVQRRTNTDARYLELSKGESLSYTMVIEPEPPKGVTERRVVGYRTVDGPITEVWEGERPTNMVISAPYGIWVSILLGKVSVTRAFLTRKLRLKGNLATILKMSKSTDRWLEILHTIPTQFLGMYEKDSIQGVG